The Anguilla anguilla isolate fAngAng1 chromosome 19, fAngAng1.pri, whole genome shotgun sequence genome has a segment encoding these proteins:
- the LOC118218742 gene encoding sulfotransferase 6B1-like, with protein MPQNSELIHSYKGVPFPTRVSIDQLSALDDFEAREDDVLLVSYPKSGTHWLVEILKNLYCCTAGQMTLTPPLEFQDPSKLCELRNLPSPRVIPTHLPQNMVPRQVHSKNCKVIYVIRNPKDTAVSMFHYYKQNPHLPTVQKWGTFLDLFLNGEVVYGSWIDHLLSWERAETNGNTLFVYYESLKKDLPKYVQEISSFLGLRVSEEQAREIAKRSSFREMKERVEREKEREKPEATHTVCALTSDRKLIFRKGAVGDWKNHFTTEQNSKFEALLGDRINSSELASNVEYEC; from the exons ATGCCTCAGAACAGCGAGCTGATCCACTCCTACAAGGGCGTGCCCTTCCCCACCAGGGTGTCCATCGACCAGCTGAGCGCCCTCGATGACTTTGAGGCCCGAGAGGACGACGTGCTGCTCGTCTCCTACCCCAAATCAG GCACTCACTGGCTGGTGGAGATCCTGAAGAACCTGTACTGCTGCACGGCGGGACAGAtgaccctcacccccccgctgGAGTTCCAGGACCCCTCCAAGCTCTGCGAGCTGAGGAACCTGCCCAGCCCCAGGGTCATccccacacacctgccccaAAACATGGTGCCCCGCCAGGTCCACAGCAAGAACTGCAAG GTGATCTATGTGATCAGAAATCCCAAAGACACCGCGGTGTCCATGTTTCACTACTACAAGCAgaacccccacctccccaccgtGCAGAAGTGGGGCACCTTCCTGGACCTGTTCCTGAACGGAGAAG TGGTGTACGGCTCTTGGATCGACCACCTCCTGAGCTGGGAGAGGGCTGAGACCAATGGGAATACACTCTTTGTGTACTACGAGTCACTGAAAAAG GACCTGCCGAAATACGTGCAGGAGATCAGCTCATTCCTGGGGCTGAGGGTCAGCGAGGAGCAGGCGAGGGAGATCGCCAAGCGCTCCTCCTTCCGAGAGATgaaggagagggtggagagagagaaggagagggagaagccGGAAGCTACCCACACCGTGTGTGCCCTGACATCCGACAGGAAGCTCATCTTCAGGAAAG GCGCTGTTGGGGACTGGAAGAACCACTTcaccacagagcagaactccaaATTTGAAGCACTACTCGGGGACAGGATCAACTCCAGTGAGCTGGCCAGCAATGTGGAGTACGAATGCTAG